From a region of the Tachysurus fulvidraco isolate hzauxx_2018 chromosome 5, HZAU_PFXX_2.0, whole genome shotgun sequence genome:
- the LOC125141184 gene encoding endonuclease domain-containing 1 protein-like, with protein sequence MQLLALVLLLSSLSSLTLTEVVNSFKQSCPNFFIRNPKTTNDFIVPTIFPGQQYKKICQRWDNSYRFATVYDTVRRIPVYSAYTLLQAGKTVRRDEWKIEPQLEDIEEYKDSKEMIDSPSTASKTFNQAVYSDYSCTGFTRGQVFPCRFTADQEQADSTFALTNIAPQAPASNEKWVKRVETPMLNDINKSCKRDKNHLVYIVTGVVPGRNWMNMTRDGREYQEGINIPSHAWSAYYCRNIKDPNNFIVKAYLAKMESFNLRHPDINRLESELTELYNVTNRDGKATPFYVFPGLDLNLRNKSFL encoded by the exons ATGCAGCTCCTCGCTCTGGTgctcctgctctcctctctctcctcactgaCCCTGACGGAGGttgttaattcttttaaacaatCCTGTCCTAACTTCTTCATCCGGAACCCGAAAACAACAAATGACTTCATCGTCCCCACTATTTTCCCTGGACAACAGTATAAGAAGATTTGCCAGCGCTGGGACAACAGCTACAGGTTTGCCACCGTGTACGACACTGTGAGGAGGATCCCTGTTTACTCGGCCTACACACTCTTACAGGCAGGAAAGACTGTCCGCAGAGATGAGTGGAAAATTGAGCCTCAG CTGGAAGATATTGAAGAATATAAAGACTCGAAAGAGATGATTGATTCCCCGAGTACAGCATCAAAGACATTTAACCAGGCCGTGTACTCTGATTATTCATGTACAGGGTTTACTAGAGGTCAAGTGTTTCCATGTCGGTTTACTGCTGATCAGGAACAAGCAGATTCCACGTTCGCTTTAACTAACATAGCTCCACAAGCACCAGCCAGCAACGAAAAATGGGTTAAACGGGTGGAGACCCCGATGCTTAATGACATAAATAAAAGCTGCAAACGTGACAAAAATCACCTAGTGTACATTGTGACCGGAGTCGTCCCAGGGAGGAACTGGATGAACATGACAAGAGATGGAAGAGAATATCAAGAAGGAATTAACATTCCCAGTCATGCTTGGAGCGCTTATTATTGCCGCAATATAAAAGATCCTAATAATTTCATAGTGAAGGCCTACTTAGCTAAAATGGAGAGTTTTAATCTGAGACACCCCGACATTAATAGGCTGGAATCAGAGCTCACTGAACTGTATAATGTTACGAATAGGGATGGTAAGGCAACACCCTTCTATGTGTTTCCAGGATTAGACTTAAACTTACGTAACAAAtcgtttttgtaa